From Juglans regia cultivar Chandler chromosome 6, Walnut 2.0, whole genome shotgun sequence, the proteins below share one genomic window:
- the LOC109015720 gene encoding uncharacterized protein LOC109015720 encodes MATAILPSHSYLQTRVCPETLSTPLKSPRNSSPKGSHSRRRRRSPPSIQSSPQHRDRSLVAMVPAKNMVMGQVRILKRGETLSQTKVSDNRKSRAKKERDLNLVLGSTDRLGPDPETVQRQIRVSEFKVNDGIYGGSSVVESPPPCSLPVPGFLGKNSGSATSDLRRILRLDSV; translated from the coding sequence ATGGCCACTGCGATTCTTCCTTCCCACAGCTATCTTCAGACCCGGGTTTGCCCAGAAACCCTATCAACTCCTCTCAAATCTCCCCGAAATTCTAGTCCTAAAGGCTCCCACTCCCGCCGGCGTAGGCGATCTCCCCCTTCTATCCAATCCAGTCCTCAGCATCGAGATCGTTCCCTGGTGGCCATGGTTCCTGCCAAGAACATGGTCATGGGCCAGGTCAGGATCCTGAAGCGCGGCGAGACGTTGAGCCAGACGAAGGTTAGTGATAATCGGAAGTCGAGGGCGAAGAAGGAACGAGATCTGAACTTGGTGCTGGGATCCACGGACCGGCTAGGTCCGGACCCGGAGACCGTCCAGAGGCAGATTAGGGTTTCCGAATTCAAGGTAAACGATGGAATCTACGGCGGATCTTCAGTCGTCGAGTCGCCGCCTCCATGTTCCCTTCCTGTCCCTGGCTTCTTGGGGAAGAACAGCGGCTCGGCAACAAGTGATTTGCGCCGGATTTTGCGCCTCGATTCAGTATGA